One window from the genome of Leptospira johnsonii encodes:
- a CDS encoding LIC_10450 family protein codes for MISRQAQDYIIVNSIDEIDPNKLSLAQLGTKYLDRNGNRYAVRFNKESRKAEIIRITLQKASEAEANRPKLGRVNPKASSNPLDLQKLSNLLKSTKHPSADWIENLAEKTKHTKPSSANLEKPSYTPNPQKELEIAPSEGPDLSARMNSVQNDIFDLSKVDLNISDAGLSSTSNKEDIPVFIENIEAGSNRETKYIEDSVQQFQKIKERIESVLNNIRNSKIFEATGDPSENKNIVGNLSREFDIEFFQKLEKILNYHKELTSYPRSITYYIAKYESHRKQALQSKTSDLEKLKLVIRWEMQELLLDLSRKVKKMVLNALNVLNTKNENHLKQVAYNQQQMYKDARSALLYCSEDIGALLISLQKWADSEG; via the coding sequence ATGATATCTAGACAAGCACAAGACTATATCATCGTGAACTCGATCGACGAGATCGATCCTAATAAACTTTCCTTGGCCCAACTGGGAACCAAGTATTTGGACAGGAACGGGAATCGTTATGCTGTTCGTTTTAATAAGGAAAGTAGAAAGGCCGAGATCATTCGTATCACTCTTCAAAAAGCTTCCGAAGCCGAGGCGAATAGACCTAAACTTGGAAGAGTCAATCCTAAAGCATCATCCAATCCTTTAGATCTACAGAAATTATCCAATCTTCTTAAAAGTACAAAACATCCAAGCGCTGACTGGATAGAGAACCTGGCTGAAAAAACTAAACATACTAAGCCAAGTTCTGCAAACTTGGAAAAGCCTTCTTATACCCCGAATCCTCAAAAAGAGTTAGAGATCGCTCCGTCGGAAGGTCCGGATCTATCTGCAAGAATGAACTCTGTACAAAACGATATATTCGATCTTTCCAAAGTGGATCTGAATATTTCGGACGCAGGACTCTCTTCCACTTCCAATAAAGAGGACATTCCCGTTTTTATAGAAAATATAGAAGCAGGCTCCAATAGAGAAACGAAATATATCGAAGATAGTGTGCAACAATTCCAGAAGATCAAGGAAAGGATCGAATCCGTTCTGAACAATATACGTAACTCTAAAATTTTCGAAGCTACAGGAGACCCTTCTGAGAACAAAAATATAGTGGGGAACCTATCAAGAGAATTCGATATTGAGTTCTTCCAAAAATTGGAAAAGATATTAAATTACCATAAAGAGCTGACTTCTTATCCTAGATCCATCACCTATTATATAGCAAAGTACGAATCCCATCGTAAACAGGCTTTACAGTCCAAAACCTCCGATCTAGAAAAATTAAAACTAGTGATCCGTTGGGAAATGCAGGAACTTCTTTTAGATTTGAGCAGAAAAGTCAAAAAAATGGTCCTAAATGCCTTAAACGTCCTAAATACTAAAAATGAAAACCATCTAAAACAAGTAGCTTATAACCAACAACAGATGTATAAGGATGCCAGAAGCGCCTTATTATATTGTTCGGAAGATATAGGAGCACTACTTATCTCCTTGCAAAAATGGGCTGATAGCGAAGGATAG
- a CDS encoding glycosyltransferase family 2 protein yields MKLSIVIPCYNEKQTIKNILETVKKVPYKDKEIILVDDFSTDGTRELLKTAPFKKLVDQLVFHEKNQGKGAALRTGFKAAKGDIVIVQDADLEYDPFEIPDVIDPIYKGKADVVFGSRFMGGRAHRVVYYWHRLGNLFLTTLSNMFTNINLTDMETCYKAFRREVIQGIDIKENRFGFEPEITAKIAKIPDIRIYEVGISYYGRTYAEGKKIGWKDGFRAIYCILRYNLFS; encoded by the coding sequence ATGAAACTTTCCATTGTAATTCCCTGTTATAACGAAAAACAGACCATCAAAAATATTTTAGAAACCGTAAAGAAGGTCCCCTACAAGGATAAAGAAATCATCCTTGTGGACGATTTTTCCACGGACGGAACGAGGGAACTCCTAAAAACCGCTCCTTTTAAGAAGTTAGTGGACCAACTCGTATTCCACGAAAAAAACCAAGGGAAAGGCGCCGCACTCCGTACTGGATTCAAGGCCGCAAAAGGCGATATAGTCATCGTACAAGATGCGGATCTTGAATATGATCCGTTCGAAATTCCGGATGTGATCGATCCGATCTACAAAGGAAAAGCAGACGTTGTCTTCGGAAGCAGATTCATGGGGGGAAGAGCCCATAGAGTCGTTTACTACTGGCATAGATTGGGGAATCTTTTCCTAACCACTCTTTCCAATATGTTCACAAACATTAATCTAACCGATATGGAAACTTGCTACAAAGCATTCCGCAGAGAAGTTATCCAGGGTATCGATATTAAAGAGAATCGTTTCGGGTTCGAACCTGAGATCACTGCAAAGATCGCAAAGATCCCAGACATTCGGATTTACGAAGTAGGGATTTCCTATTACGGACGCACTTACGCAGAAGGCAAAAAGATAGGTTGGAAGGACGGATTCAGAGCAATCTATTGTATCTTGAGATACAATCTATTTTCTTAA
- a CDS encoding LA_3751/LA_3752 family putative glycosyltransferase, whose amino-acid sequence MKTTGISKGFFLFSAIYFGILILLKPWEALFSDQFLKYHQAYSMFQSGFSTENLIYPSLDLDPSYSYFLWKAPMVFQIGDRMIGQYPIFLTLLIAPFLVFSWVPIVSILMGIFNLISAFILRRFWDLSWFWLAFTFFGTYIFLMGPELSEHPPLLLLELLGLTFFYKTEDRISNKLIGGIFLGLGVWLRLEVLIFFVVFWAGGWIAFGKDWWKKSFWFSVSFSVVVLLLFLFHTLDYQHPIGPRYFQNFNTGEDQGTVLSRAFTILIGTYSMPGLLIYLPILLPLLYFFVKKSKEGKIEASFYHLGISAYVFIILIAFLAPNDGVSNWGPRYVGLALIPFVLVLKEVAEISEWKLGRSGKNLTFSILLIYSFGMTLVGFVNYQRSSKEIRSIRSIYVDSQASSLLFLDDVLCGSIGPSYFQKRVLCIHNETSSQGMDHIVSFLSKKHPGEKVGFISYSDAVVEYAAKLPESNNILMHKYRMKVLAEAEIRPVWLELFGHAWKEKEVKTKGLWEYREYEIPKD is encoded by the coding sequence ATGAAAACAACTGGAATTTCAAAAGGATTCTTTCTATTTAGCGCAATTTATTTCGGGATCCTAATTTTACTAAAACCTTGGGAAGCTCTTTTCTCGGATCAATTTTTGAAATACCACCAAGCCTATTCCATGTTCCAATCAGGTTTCAGCACCGAAAATCTGATCTATCCTTCCTTGGATCTGGATCCGAGTTATAGTTATTTTCTTTGGAAAGCCCCTATGGTCTTCCAGATCGGAGATAGAATGATCGGTCAATATCCGATCTTTCTCACACTTCTTATAGCACCTTTTTTAGTGTTCAGTTGGGTCCCGATCGTTTCCATTTTGATGGGAATATTCAATCTTATCTCCGCTTTTATTTTGAGAAGGTTCTGGGATCTTTCTTGGTTCTGGCTCGCCTTTACTTTTTTCGGAACTTATATCTTTTTAATGGGACCGGAACTTTCGGAACATCCTCCTCTTCTCCTTTTAGAATTACTTGGACTCACTTTCTTTTACAAGACGGAAGATCGAATTTCTAATAAGCTTATCGGAGGGATCTTTTTAGGACTCGGAGTTTGGCTGAGGTTAGAAGTTCTGATCTTCTTTGTGGTGTTCTGGGCAGGCGGTTGGATCGCTTTCGGAAAAGATTGGTGGAAAAAATCTTTTTGGTTCTCGGTATCTTTTTCAGTAGTTGTACTTCTTTTATTTTTATTCCATACATTGGATTACCAACATCCGATCGGTCCTAGATATTTCCAAAATTTTAATACGGGAGAAGACCAAGGCACGGTTCTTTCCAGGGCATTCACGATACTGATCGGAACTTATTCAATGCCTGGGCTTCTGATCTATTTACCGATACTTCTTCCTCTTCTCTATTTCTTTGTAAAAAAATCAAAAGAAGGGAAGATCGAAGCTTCTTTTTATCACTTAGGGATCAGCGCCTATGTGTTTATCATCCTGATCGCGTTCTTAGCTCCGAACGACGGGGTTTCCAATTGGGGACCTAGATATGTTGGATTAGCATTGATCCCATTTGTTTTGGTTTTGAAAGAAGTTGCCGAGATTTCCGAATGGAAACTAGGAAGATCCGGCAAAAACTTAACGTTTAGTATTTTATTAATCTATTCTTTCGGAATGACCTTGGTCGGATTTGTGAATTACCAAAGGAGTTCGAAAGAGATCAGATCGATCCGGTCTATTTATGTGGATTCTCAAGCCTCCAGTTTATTATTTCTGGACGATGTTCTTTGCGGATCTATCGGGCCGTCTTATTTTCAAAAAAGAGTATTATGTATTCATAATGAAACTTCTTCCCAAGGAATGGATCATATCGTTTCCTTCCTTTCTAAAAAACATCCTGGAGAAAAAGTAGGATTTATTTCTTACTCGGATGCCGTGGTGGAATACGCAGCCAAACTTCCTGAATCTAATAATATTCTGATGCACAAATACCGAATGAAGGTATTAGCAGAGGCGGAGATCCGTCCTGTTTGGTTGGAGTTATTCGGTCATGCTTGGAAGGAGAAGGAAGTGAAAACGAAAGGTCTTTGGGAATATCGAGAATACGAAATTCCCAAAGATTAG
- a CDS encoding YceI family protein, translated as MKTKLYLIPSLLVLLTFGALQAGNYKLDNAHTGVGFKIKHLAISNVSGSFKDFSGKFAYDEATSTLSDLDVTIKAASIHTNDEKRDGHLKGKDFFNVEDHPSLTFKAKKATVKKGGVSKIQGELTIKGVTKPVTLEVKFSGSAKDPWGNTHLGFEAETKIKRADFDIAWNKPLEKGGLLIGEEVSIRIEGEAIPE; from the coding sequence GTGAAAACGAAACTTTATCTGATCCCTAGCCTTCTGGTGCTTTTAACTTTCGGCGCCCTACAAGCCGGAAATTACAAATTAGATAACGCTCATACAGGCGTTGGCTTTAAGATCAAACACCTTGCCATTTCCAACGTATCCGGAAGCTTTAAAGACTTTAGCGGAAAATTCGCTTACGACGAAGCTACCAGCACTCTTAGCGATTTGGATGTAACTATCAAAGCTGCTTCCATTCACACTAACGATGAAAAAAGAGACGGACACTTGAAAGGAAAAGATTTCTTCAACGTAGAAGATCATCCTTCTCTTACCTTCAAAGCAAAAAAGGCTACCGTTAAAAAAGGCGGAGTTTCCAAGATCCAAGGAGAATTGACTATCAAAGGAGTGACTAAACCGGTTACTTTAGAAGTTAAATTTTCCGGTTCTGCAAAAGACCCGTGGGGAAACACTCACCTAGGTTTCGAAGCAGAAACTAAGATCAAAAGAGCTGATTTCGATATCGCTTGGAACAAACCTTTGGAAAAAGGCGGACTTTTGATCGGAGAAGAAGTTTCTATCCGTATCGAAGGCGAAGCAATTCCAGAATAA
- the bufA2 gene encoding BufA2 family periplasmic bufferin-type metallophore, translating into MNDLTKSMIIGAALTGLFATGAMAEKKEAKSEESKGECHGINSCKGTGDCGGKGHSCAGKNSCKGQGWISLTKKDCEGKKGTFKS; encoded by the coding sequence ATGAACGATCTGACTAAAAGTATGATCATTGGAGCAGCTCTTACTGGCTTATTTGCAACAGGAGCGATGGCTGAGAAGAAAGAGGCAAAATCCGAAGAGTCGAAAGGAGAATGTCACGGGATCAATTCCTGTAAAGGAACGGGTGACTGCGGAGGAAAAGGGCATAGTTGCGCGGGAAAAAATTCCTGTAAAGGGCAAGGCTGGATCTCTCTCACTAAAAAAGACTGCGAAGGCAAGAAAGGAACTTTTAAAAGTTAA
- a CDS encoding HvfC/BufC N-terminal domain-containing protein — protein MKPEEFRKIFSSALLGKEEGPLLSNGVLPGGKLDTNSAIAVYQNGYLARFTEALGEKYETVWKVLGDEDFFETAKAFIEDHPSNSYNISNYGEMFPVFLGENFSEHPILSEIADLELHIFRIFHLPKNSEDNPQTSLPEKETEDLKVTFHPSVLFLEYSFPVYNLWKTENSEDLAQFLTERKQYLVLGKKGSDLFVSEIGEWEFSFGKSLAEGKSILESLEILGSPPKGLGSISEFLSGMKTNRLVSEVNF, from the coding sequence ATGAAGCCGGAAGAATTCAGAAAAATTTTTTCGAGTGCTCTTTTGGGAAAAGAAGAAGGTCCGCTTTTGTCAAATGGAGTCCTCCCCGGCGGAAAATTGGACACAAATTCAGCGATCGCAGTCTACCAAAATGGGTATCTCGCTAGATTTACGGAGGCTTTAGGAGAAAAATACGAAACGGTCTGGAAAGTTTTAGGAGACGAAGACTTCTTCGAAACTGCAAAGGCTTTTATAGAAGATCATCCATCAAATTCTTATAATATATCTAATTATGGCGAGATGTTCCCTGTCTTTCTAGGGGAGAATTTTTCTGAGCATCCTATTTTGAGCGAAATAGCGGACCTGGAGCTTCATATTTTCAGAATATTTCATCTGCCTAAAAATTCTGAAGATAATCCGCAAACTTCTCTTCCCGAAAAAGAAACGGAAGATCTGAAAGTGACCTTTCATCCATCCGTTCTATTTTTAGAATATTCTTTTCCGGTCTATAATCTTTGGAAAACCGAAAACTCCGAAGATCTAGCTCAATTCCTAACTGAAAGAAAACAATATTTGGTCCTAGGAAAAAAGGGATCGGACTTATTTGTCTCTGAGATTGGAGAATGGGAATTTTCTTTTGGTAAAAGTTTGGCCGAAGGAAAAAGTATTTTGGAGTCTTTAGAAATTTTAGGAAGTCCGCCGAAAGGATTGGGATCTATTTCCGAATTCCTTTCGGGGATGAAAACGAATCGTTTGGTATCCGAGGTTAACTTTTAA
- the bufB gene encoding MNIO family bufferin maturase, which produces MSSIGVGLRKEHYPYLRKGEPVRISWFEAITENYMDTQGRPLEMLEFIRRNFPVALHGVSLSILGGSFPDKQYLERWKELIQRIDPFLVSDHLCWTEQSGNYLHDLLPFPFTKEFLKFAIERTEQVQEILGRRILLENVSTYLSFPQNEMTEWEFISELSKKSGCGILLDINNIYVNSINHGFSAIEYLRSIPWENVGQIHLAGHTDTGEFLFDTHSKPVSKEVWELFSSFSDKIQAIPVLLEWDEDIPSFPEMEEEALKAKSIIGSLIT; this is translated from the coding sequence ATGTCTTCCATCGGAGTGGGCTTAAGAAAAGAACATTATCCTTATTTGAGAAAGGGAGAGCCTGTCCGGATTTCCTGGTTCGAAGCAATCACAGAAAACTATATGGATACCCAGGGCCGTCCCTTGGAAATGTTGGAGTTTATCCGCAGAAACTTTCCAGTAGCGTTGCATGGAGTTTCTTTATCCATTCTGGGCGGCAGTTTTCCGGATAAACAATATTTGGAAAGATGGAAGGAACTCATACAAAGGATAGATCCGTTCTTGGTTTCAGATCATCTTTGCTGGACGGAACAATCCGGAAATTATCTGCACGATCTATTACCTTTCCCATTCACAAAAGAATTTTTGAAATTCGCAATAGAAAGAACCGAACAAGTCCAAGAAATTTTGGGAAGAAGGATCCTATTAGAGAATGTTTCGACCTATTTGAGTTTTCCTCAAAATGAAATGACCGAATGGGAATTTATCTCCGAGCTTTCTAAAAAAAGCGGATGTGGGATTCTGTTAGATATAAATAATATATATGTGAATTCCATAAATCATGGATTTTCCGCTATTGAATATTTGCGTTCTATACCTTGGGAGAATGTAGGCCAGATCCATCTTGCGGGCCACACGGATACCGGAGAATTTTTATTCGATACTCATTCCAAACCTGTATCTAAAGAAGTCTGGGAATTATTCTCTTCTTTTTCGGATAAGATCCAAGCTATCCCTGTGCTGTTAGAATGGGACGAAGATATCCCCAGCTTTCCGGAAATGGAAGAAGAAGCCTTAAAAGCAAAATCTATTATAGGATCTCTAATAACATGA
- a CDS encoding YHS domain-containing (seleno)protein, translating to MNKSYFLPFLFLLLLDCSGRQLVDPIFKEDGKTAIHGFDPVAYFTESKPKEGNSKFSYRWQNAEWRFSSEKNLETFKKSPENFAPQYGGYCAYAMRDGEAYETNPKAWKIVSGKLYLNYNEKVHGFWERDVPGNIIKADQQWKILPRKETKP from the coding sequence ATGAACAAGTCGTATTTTTTACCGTTCTTATTTTTGCTTCTCTTAGACTGCAGCGGCAGACAGCTCGTGGATCCTATCTTTAAAGAGGACGGAAAAACCGCTATCCACGGTTTTGACCCGGTTGCTTATTTTACTGAATCTAAACCGAAAGAAGGAAACTCCAAATTCAGTTATCGTTGGCAGAATGCAGAGTGGAGATTCTCTTCTGAAAAAAACCTAGAGACTTTTAAAAAATCCCCTGAGAACTTCGCTCCTCAGTATGGAGGATATTGCGCTTACGCAATGAGAGACGGAGAAGCTTATGAAACAAATCCCAAAGCCTGGAAAATTGTCTCAGGAAAATTATATTTAAACTATAACGAAAAAGTCCACGGCTTTTGGGAAAGAGATGTGCCAGGCAATATTATAAAGGCCGATCAACAATGGAAAATCCTTCCTAGAAAAGAAACAAAGCCTTGA
- a CDS encoding DnaJ domain-containing protein → MNARSFDQVKSSLEDVIFELQSGSNDCEWFISSDKLIEILEIRREDYFKLLYALRGEREYSSKGTQGFTQDNADLLVLLLEKVLKIEGLASEFAKGGVFFDDTYLDEFRSFLKEIVLSKLERHDLDKELLLLLISSTKKFEDAFDSYFDDKFDLQRLVDNGITEFLDRKGFSGDYGADVFLRNYFFQILNTKLFPIRQITSEYRDRAYYEIFGKFREEEREKTKKKKSNSRRKFSSRSFYEDEDAETRDHREFLGLSEDYTNTELKNKYKEMIKKYHPDVNKDGLEMTQKIIASYNFLVMKDR, encoded by the coding sequence TTGAACGCCCGTAGTTTCGATCAGGTCAAATCATCCTTAGAGGACGTAATCTTCGAATTACAGTCCGGGAGCAATGATTGTGAGTGGTTTATTTCTTCCGACAAACTGATCGAAATTTTAGAGATCCGTAGAGAGGATTATTTTAAACTTCTCTATGCTCTCAGGGGAGAAAGGGAATATTCTTCCAAAGGTACCCAAGGATTCACCCAGGATAATGCGGATCTTCTCGTTTTATTATTGGAGAAGGTCTTAAAGATAGAAGGTCTCGCCTCCGAATTTGCAAAAGGCGGAGTGTTTTTCGACGATACCTATCTGGATGAGTTTCGCTCTTTTCTGAAAGAGATCGTTCTTTCTAAATTAGAAAGACATGACCTGGACAAGGAACTTCTACTTTTACTCATCTCTTCTACCAAAAAATTCGAGGATGCATTCGACTCCTATTTCGACGATAAATTCGATCTGCAAAGGTTAGTGGACAATGGGATCACTGAGTTCTTGGACAGAAAAGGTTTTTCGGGAGATTACGGAGCGGATGTATTCTTAAGAAATTATTTCTTTCAGATCTTAAATACAAAATTATTCCCCATCCGACAAATCACATCCGAATATAGGGACAGGGCTTATTACGAAATTTTTGGAAAATTCAGAGAAGAAGAAAGAGAAAAGACGAAAAAGAAAAAATCCAACTCTCGCAGGAAATTCTCCTCCAGATCTTTTTACGAGGACGAAGATGCAGAAACAAGAGACCATCGCGAATTTTTGGGTCTCTCCGAAGATTATACAAATACTGAATTAAAAAATAAATACAAAGAGATGATCAAAAAATACCATCCGGACGTAAACAAAGACGGTTTGGAAATGACCCAAAAGATCATCGCATCCTATAATTTTTTAGTAATGAAGGATCGTTGA
- a CDS encoding carbon starvation CstA family protein has protein sequence MLPLLAVFGCFTLYFLGYKFYSGYLSKSIFQLKDTVGDTPAHKFNDGVDYLPTKPAVLFGHHYASIAGLAPILGPAVAVIWGWLPAMLWVVLGGIFVGCVHDFGAIVVSIRNQGKSIGQVAQDLLGPRARSLFHAIIFFLVALAMGVFVIVLAEMFSADPKLKQAPVTSPPKVEQTQTTPSIKDHVHPSEVRVETPSSPIKLRSHFPEAVIPTAGIMVFAVLVGWLHYKKGMKLGPLTFASVALTLVVMVLGMNESILSWTGLSDIDKSPGVPIWKIILLTYAFLASVTPVWLLLQSRDYINSFLLYLGIIAIYFGFVKGSIFGEFSSFNAEAIRTEKVDMDIIPFVFITIACGAVSGFHALVSSGTTAKQLDREIDARVIGYGGMIGESLLGLTSVVACTIGFASAGEWSSFYKSWSGIQGLAPSVGAYIYGTGRFISQLGFDESFAQGFIALVVVSFALTSLDSATRLLRYNIEEIAESFGSEIVKKTLGNRYISSIIACIAIGFFAFLQIDQGGKKTTAGLALWKLFGTTNQLLAGLALLVISVYLLYSKKKTWISFIPMVFVLGATLWAMVINFYDFLFSKSPSYLLAAVGGVLIFLTLWLLLEAILAWRRFSKA, from the coding sequence ATGTTACCCCTTCTCGCGGTTTTTGGTTGTTTCACTCTTTATTTTTTAGGTTATAAGTTTTACTCCGGATATTTATCCAAGTCCATCTTCCAACTCAAAGACACTGTAGGTGATACCCCTGCTCATAAATTCAACGACGGTGTGGATTACCTTCCTACGAAGCCCGCAGTCCTATTCGGTCACCATTATGCTTCCATCGCGGGACTCGCTCCCATCCTAGGACCTGCGGTTGCAGTGATCTGGGGATGGTTGCCTGCAATGCTTTGGGTGGTATTGGGAGGAATATTCGTAGGTTGTGTCCATGATTTCGGAGCGATCGTAGTTTCGATCCGCAACCAAGGAAAATCGATAGGCCAAGTAGCTCAGGATCTTTTAGGACCAAGGGCGAGAAGTTTGTTTCATGCGATTATTTTTTTCTTAGTCGCTTTGGCAATGGGAGTGTTCGTGATCGTTCTTGCGGAAATGTTCTCGGCAGATCCTAAATTAAAGCAGGCTCCTGTAACTTCTCCTCCTAAAGTTGAACAAACACAAACTACTCCGAGCATCAAGGATCATGTTCACCCCTCCGAAGTTAGAGTCGAAACTCCTTCTTCTCCCATCAAACTCAGAAGTCATTTTCCGGAAGCGGTAATTCCTACTGCAGGGATCATGGTGTTTGCAGTGTTAGTAGGGTGGCTTCATTATAAAAAAGGAATGAAACTAGGACCTCTTACATTCGCGTCCGTGGCACTTACCTTAGTGGTTATGGTGCTTGGAATGAACGAATCCATTCTTTCCTGGACTGGCCTAAGCGATATAGACAAATCTCCTGGAGTCCCGATCTGGAAAATTATACTTCTTACATACGCTTTTCTGGCGTCAGTTACTCCGGTCTGGCTCCTTCTCCAAAGTAGGGACTATATCAATTCTTTCTTATTGTATTTGGGGATCATCGCAATCTATTTCGGCTTCGTAAAAGGAAGTATCTTCGGGGAATTTTCTTCCTTTAATGCGGAAGCGATCCGAACTGAAAAAGTGGATATGGATATTATTCCGTTCGTATTCATCACGATCGCATGCGGCGCTGTCTCCGGATTCCATGCTTTAGTAAGCTCCGGAACCACCGCAAAACAATTAGATAGAGAAATAGACGCAAGAGTGATCGGATATGGCGGAATGATCGGAGAGTCTCTTTTAGGCCTCACATCCGTAGTTGCTTGCACGATCGGATTTGCTTCTGCAGGAGAATGGTCTTCCTTCTATAAGTCTTGGTCGGGGATCCAGGGCCTCGCGCCTTCCGTAGGAGCTTATATCTATGGAACCGGAAGATTTATCTCTCAATTAGGATTCGACGAAAGTTTTGCACAAGGTTTTATCGCGCTTGTGGTAGTAAGTTTTGCCTTAACTTCCCTAGACTCAGCGACTAGATTACTAAGATATAATATTGAAGAGATCGCGGAAAGTTTCGGATCGGAAATTGTCAAAAAAACTTTAGGAAATCGTTATATTTCCAGTATTATCGCCTGTATTGCCATCGGATTTTTCGCATTCTTACAGATAGACCAGGGAGGCAAAAAAACTACAGCTGGACTGGCACTTTGGAAACTATTCGGGACCACGAACCAGCTACTTGCAGGACTTGCTTTACTTGTAATCAGCGTATATCTATTGTATTCTAAGAAAAAGACCTGGATCAGTTTTATACCAATGGTATTCGTATTAGGCGCTACACTTTGGGCCATGGTTATTAACTTCTACGATTTCTTATTCTCCAAATCCCCAAGCTATTTGCTTGCGGCAGTAGGAGGAGTTTTGATTTTTCTAACCCTTTGGTTATTATTAGAAGCGATCCTAGCTTGGAGAAGGTTTTCTAAAGCATGA
- a CDS encoding NUDIX hydrolase, translated as MKFCSVCGSEVVQKVPEGDSLTRYVCENCGTIHYQNPKVIVGTIPIWEGKILLCKRAIEPRKGYWTLPAGFLENRETVEEGAARETSEEANAKIDIVRLHSVYSIPHISQVYMFFLANLIDGIFSESSESEEVKLFTPDEIPWEEIAFASVTFALKRYTERPETSETGTHLGSIRSRKLEDKT; from the coding sequence ATGAAATTTTGCAGCGTTTGCGGCTCGGAAGTAGTCCAAAAAGTCCCAGAAGGAGACAGTCTCACAAGATATGTTTGTGAGAACTGTGGGACCATACATTACCAAAATCCAAAGGTAATTGTGGGGACCATTCCTATCTGGGAAGGGAAAATACTACTCTGCAAACGTGCGATAGAACCTAGAAAAGGATATTGGACCTTACCGGCCGGATTTTTAGAAAATAGAGAAACAGTAGAAGAAGGAGCCGCAAGAGAAACCTCCGAAGAAGCGAACGCAAAGATAGATATAGTCCGACTTCATTCCGTGTATAGCATTCCTCATATCAGCCAAGTGTATATGTTCTTCCTCGCAAACCTGATAGACGGAATTTTTTCGGAAAGTTCAGAATCGGAAGAGGTGAAACTATTCACTCCGGATGAGATCCCTTGGGAAGAGATTGCATTCGCTTCGGTCACATTTGCGTTGAAACGTTATACTGAAAGGCCTGAGACATCCGAGACCGGCACTCACTTGGGTTCCATCCGCAGCAGAAAACTAGAGGATAAAACATAA